GTCCGATCAAGCTAACTTTACGGTTAAACGAAGGATTATTTTCGCAAAATTTAGCAAAAGTTCTGTTTAGCCTGTCACATACATTTCTCATTATCAGGTCCTGATAATATTCTTCAGTATATATCAGCACATCCAAAGCAATATCTCCAAACAATTTGCGTAAAGGTCGAATTCCATCAACTGTTATATCTAATAAGGTTGGTAATTCTGTGCTATCAATAGTAGAGTCCAGGTCTTCTGTATTAATACCGATATGATGCCTCCAAGTAATTGGAAGTACCTGTATCCTGCTGTTGCTCTCCCAGTCTTTCGTTAAAGCATCATTTTTATTGAGCTGTTTCAATCGATCAGACTTAGAGTAAACCTGTTTCAAGTTGTTTCTTAACAAGTTGACAGTATGAGCAAAGTTCACGtattcatattttttacCTAAACTTTGGCCAATACCGTGTACACAGAATACTAAGTGATCCACTTCTCTATAGTTGGATTGCGGCTTAGTAGCAGGCTCCTCTTCATCGTTCGTTCTGTAATCCACCTCCATTTCCTCCTTCATTACAGTATCTGCATGTTCATCCAAGATCTTCTTATTAGAGCCGTACAACAAATCCAGAAATTCCCAATTGAGCATATCTGATATTTTACCCAAATGCTTTGTCTGTCCTATGACTTGATGTTCTAAATCCAATGCTGCTTTCATAAGTACACCATGTCGCTGTTCTGAATAACCTTTTGATACCTTGCTAAATCCAATTGGCATAAAATTGTTATTCCTTAATAAACTTAGTTGCAAACTACCGCCATAAAGCTCAGGAATCAATATGGCTTCTGTTTTCTTATCACCAACGAACAGTACATATTTACCCTCTTCATAATCCCCTTCTAACTTAAATAAATCATGCCCTTCATCACACTGCAAAATATAATTCTCAATTTCTCGAACCAAGTTTTCATCTAATGGCATGTTGTCTGAGTTAAACCATTCGCCGCGTCGAACTTCATATATCGGACCTTCCCAATATGAGGGCATTAATTGTCTAGTGTTCaaagaaacttcaaataGATAATCTTCGTTTACTGAAATTGGCAAGCTATACTCTTTATTCAACTGATAGAATCTTTCCAACCTCTCTGAATCATTATGGGAAAATGGAATAAACTTCTTAGGGGCCAGCTTGGGTTTGTAGCTTGACTCAAAGGGTTTTTTGAGAGGGACGTCTGCAGCATAAAACCATCGCACTTCAGTAGAGCAATGCCTATTAAACACCCTGGAAATTAAGAATACCAACTGTGTTCGGTTATTGAATCTCATAATAACTCTAAAACCTTCCTTGTTTTGTTCCAAGCTAATGACCGATCAGAATTAATCCATCATTCAGCGAAGGCTTGTATTTTAATTGTATTTCAGTGGATACAACGCGCAGACCTCTCAATATTGAGCAGTGGTTAACAACGTGCTTGTCTATACTTATGTCATCAACATaagtaaaaaaaaacagTAATCGATTGTCTGTATAATGcaagacatatatatatatatataattacTAGATATATCTATTCACGCCTTGAGAATGATTTTAGCTTTGATTTGGCGCGCAGATTATAATGAGAAGAccttttttcttcttctggtAGCTCAACCAATGCCACAGCGTCAGGTCTTGCCTTTTTTTCTGCTGGTTTCATGCTTTCTTTCATATCTTTATCCATTCTAGTTGATGCTTTGCGTTTAAATTTAAATGTCTGTTCCTGATCTTGGGAATTATGCTGGGAAAGTATTTCAGATTGTTCTTCCGAATGATGTTGTTGATTACTGCTATCTTCTTCCATGTCAGAAccaatttttaaaataatatcta
This Eremothecium cymbalariae DBVPG#7215 chromosome 5, complete sequence DNA region includes the following protein-coding sequences:
- the DDL1 gene encoding putative carboxylic ester hydrolase (similar to Ashbya gossypii AAR110C), with protein sequence MRFNNRTQLVFLISRVFNRHCSTEVRWFYAADVPLKKPFESSYKPKLAPKKFIPFSHNDSERLERFYQLNKEYSLPISVNEDYLFEVSLNTRQLMPSYWEGPIYEVRRGEWFNSDNMPLDENLVREIENYILQCDEGHDLFKLEGDYEEGKYVLFVGDKKTEAILIPELYGGSLQLSLLRNNNFMPIGFSKVSKGYSEQRHGVLMKAALDLEHQVIGQTKHLGKISDMLNWEFLDLLYGSNKKILDEHADTVMKEEMEVDYRTNDEEEPATKPQSNYREVDHLVFCVHGIGQSLGKKYEYVNFAHTVNLLRNNLKQVYSKSDRLKQLNKNDALTKDWESNSRIQVLPITWRHHIGINTEDLDSTIDSTELPTLLDITVDGIRPLRKLFGDIALDVLIYTEEYYQDLIMRNVCDRLNRTFAKFCENNPSFNRKVSLIGHSLGSLILFDLLSKHDKYPLDFEVENFFTIGSPLGVFKLIQQTKIGSYTDSDTEPHSDLKVARPKCKELYNLFHSCDPIAYRMEPLIDKRFAQYRQHIIESATQNQFTVKVKELGDTFKYDANAELTKMPEALFKKIIKLNSFGRVDYSPEVKPWESDTLSAIKAHVSYFEEEDIADFLLECLLRIRSPVTEQFCKVEKK